The nucleotide window tttgaagttgaaagaaaaacatttatttatttcaaacacCAACCAGAGTTAAATTCATAAATCTTTAAAATTCGATGTATTTGTATATACATATTCCACTTTACATATACAGATATACTATGAAAAtagtataatacccgaattaatctttctacttttctttctcttcaactagtctttatatttttaagaataaaaaaaagctaATTGAGAAGAGActaaaagagtaaaaaaaactaagcagccccattttcaagagtagagggacaaaaaaagagagagagaaaaatagagaaaccAATTCAGATATTATATCAtgtgaaaatatattaaaaaatatatgagtgctcctttagtaataaaaataaaactttgttAATTTTACATAGATGtaatgaataatatatttttttaaatgtaaaaatatatataattattttatcattttaaaatgtaataatatactcaaataattttttctaaacaaTGTTAATAtattgaatttataaaaataaaaaaagaactttaACAATAATTTAAGTAACACACTAAACCCAAGGtagaagataataataataataatggagtAGTTATAAAGAAAAGGagtaataataatgaaagaGTGGTGTTGGATCGCGTGAGAAGGAAGCAGATACATCATACATGCCCATGGGTTTTAGGGCACTCACCCAACATTATTCCACACACCCCATCTTCTTCTTTCCTGTTTCCTTTCTCACCATCTTCATGTCTATACCATGTTCCTCCAccctttccttcttttttttttcaataaataaataatggtgtaaaaaaaacaatataaaaacagTAATCATCTCATACGTTTTCCAATGCgctttattttatctatttatttatttatttacaataaatGACAGACTGTTACATAGATGCACTAGTTATAGTTCATATCAAGTTAATAAATTCTCCACTGAAAGACCTATCGGAGACCTGTTAAAATAATAGTGCATGAATAGTATTGATATATTAGCACGGCATAAGATTTTGACCTGGTGTCTGTTCACCTACTGCTATATGAATCCACTTTGCTATAGCACTATGAGGGAAGAGATTCATGTCTACTCCTgaaactttatttttcaaattttattatttttttaataaatgtgattaaacttgttatttaatttgaaattataactttcactttaatattttcaataaatattaattaaataaaaaagaccaATATATATGTGgtcaaacaaataatttatcatttatcaaaataatgcgtaattattattattactcatAGACATAAATGATTTTTTCCCCATGTTCATTATTACATAAAATGCCTAAAAaagttatgattttattaactgatatgaaaatatatattaattttaggaATTACTATTAAACTTTATTAATTAGAAAACAATTCATCAGTAAAGATAGTTGGCAGTTAGATGTCCGTACAAAACAatgacaataattaaaaaagcgGTCTAGATGATTCGACCAAGTAGGCCATGATACCGAGCCATACCCTGCCCTTTTTTTTCAACTTAAGACCCTGGAAAAAATGGAAATTAAATCAAAGGGACtgtaatgaaaattttcaaatcattTAATGGACCTGTTTTGAAATTTTAGCCATGTGCGCGGTTAGATGACTTCCGcccattttttattcttttctttaaagaaaaaaaaaaacaaaataaaaaacagaattatatcatttaaagatcaaaatagttaaaaacacaaagaaaaaaggGACACAAAGAACAAGAGCTAGAGCTAGTGAACCTACCTAGCAATGGAGGAACTAGGGTTTTAGATGAGCTGACGGAAATCGGGGCCGATGCGGTGGTGGATCAAGAAGTCATCGCCGGGAACGGAGTCGTAGCCGCCGGCGGTGGAGATGAGGAACTGCTGCTGGTGAAGGACATCCTTCTGGCGCCGTAGTTCAAGCACTTTCCGATGAGAATTGGAGTGCTTGGAAAGCACGAAAGTAGGACTCGAAGCCGGTCGGTACTCCGGCACGAGCCGGCCGGACTTATACCGGACGCCGCACGCGTTGCAGAGCGTCTTCGGCCCCATCGGCCCCGTCCTCCACTGCGGCGTCTTCTCCGTTTGGCAGTGCAAGCACTTACGCCCGTCGGATGCGGCGTATGTCGGGCCTTCCGATggatccttcttcttcttcgccgcCGTGGGTTTCTTAACCGGAATCTCAGAGACGGCGGCGGGGGAGGCGGCTGCATCGTCGGCGGTGGGGGAATCAAGAGGGGAGAGGGCGAGAAGGCGGGAGGACCAGTTACAAGGTGCGGCACGGGATCGTTTGCTACGGGCTTTGCCGGGGACGGGAGTTTCTGGGAGGAAGCGTGGCTGAGATGCGGCGGCGGAAACGTCGCCGTCGGCTGGGGTTGACGCCGATGAGGCCTTGACGCCGGAGATGAGCTGAAGCTTCTCCATGTCCTCGCTGGAGAACGACTCTTCTACCAAGTTCGAAAGCCATTCCAGATCCGCGAGCTCATCGTACTGTgaattcataaaattatatatatatataaaaaaaacaattaattaattaattaattaattaattataataattatataattcaaaACGGAATTCAGTTTCGGAGGATCCTCGATCATGCGTACGTTTGCTTGAATTGAAGAGGCGCGATAATTTGAATcttaatctaatttttttaaaaatttttggcgGAGAAATCAAATCTGAAGAAAAttcgagaaaaaaaatgagagcgGGATCAGTACCACCGGTTCACAAAGGTCGCCGGAGAGAGAGAATTCACCGGAGAACCGAGCACCATAGCCGGAGAGCGATGAGTTGCAACTATCCACGGCGGTGATCATGGACGCCGACGATGAATCACCGCAGCTCCCACCTGAGGCATGTGATCCCCCCTCATCGGCATGGACGTCGGAAACGATGGGTTCCTCCTCATCATCGTCCTCGTTGGAGAAATCAAGCAGGTCCTCAACAGCAAACTGGTCCCCTTGCTTGTCGGCCGGGTACTGAGAGCCGCCGCCACGGCACAATCCGCCATGAAGGTACTCCGGAGCTTCCATCGGAGAAGAAGATCGAAGAAGACGTTAGGGTTTATTGTGAGCGTTTCAAAGACGAGACGAGACgagacgagagagagagagagaaagagaacgAAACGAAGGAGAGCTCGAATGGAGAATTTCAAAGAGTAAATAAAGCGAAAAAGAAAGGGGTGAAAATGGAAAATTactaatttcttttaataagTTCTACCATCTACCTCACCGAATTTACGATCCTACCCTTACTTTCCCACCGTTGATTCTACAGTTAACATCCATCACTCACCCGAAATGTCCAATTTGCCCATACCCGGAACTACGTCCACATGCGGGTGTTGGTAATAAAACAGTAAAATCGCAATGAATGCGAACGATAAGTGCAAAACCGTAATTACGGACCCAAAGAGTTGAGTTAAATGATGAATTTGGTTAAGGTTAACCAGTTAAACCACCTCCTTAGGACCCGATCTAGCGGAGCTTGTCCACGCGACTCGTGCATTAGCGTCCAAGTTTACAGCCGGATTCCCCTCTCTCCTCGGGAATcgcccttttttttaaaaaaaaatataaatataaatataaaaattaattatttaattaattaatcagtTGATTAGTTCTGATTAACCTGTTCTTAATCCACTGTTTACTTTAATGCATGAGGCCACGTTTAAGCACGACGGTTACAGCTTGGCTATGAGAGTGTCAACGGTGGGGATCTGGCCACGTGGACTGGGGTTATGGATTTGCGACACGTGGGAGTTGGACTACGTCAGCTGGGACCAAGGTGTTGATCCCGAGGTGAATCGTCGTTGGGAAACGGGATAGGAGAGTTTTCTTCTGGGTTTTCTATTATGATGGAATGGACGGTGGTGATTTGATGATTGATTTTGGGTGGGACCCGGGAGAGCGCACGTGATAGGAGAAGCACCAAACGTCGGTTGGGGATCTAGCGCTCGTGTCAAAAGCCATTGCGAGCGGTGGTCAAGGACACGTGGCGAGATCTGGTTCAATCGAATATTGTTCCGGGTTCTTTCCCGCACGTACTCGTGGGGATAGTCACGTGATCATGTCACGTGGAGCGCACGCGATGCACTAATTcattggatttttctttttttttttttttattattttttttaaagatccaATTGATTGGAATTAAATAATACATGTTACACATGAGTGTaggtttattgtttatttgtttgggAAAGAAGGGAggttccttttattttattattattaaacttaaacatttaattatttttatattttaaattaaaaaatttatgggcAAAATGTAGTATATTGATTCAAGTGTAGGTATGATGGTCAATTATGaccaataaaatttatatgttaGATTTTCCATATTTGTTACAATTtgtttcatgtttattttgcatCAAATAGTCATTACTTTATAAAGGAAAATTGCATATGACAATTTaataaacacaattaattaataatataaattttaaattttattaaaaatattcgTTAGGAAAATGATTATTTGACAAACCACATGTCATCAAATAGTATTGCCACATAATAGTGATAGGCAAAGACGTAAGGTTTAGTGGTATTGTTATTAGATTTAGGTATTGTTACTGTTTTAAACGAGTCCAATAATTCTCTGTCGTGACTTTTATCACTCATGTGATTCTTGTTgggttaataaatttttaaatagtcaTTGAGTCACTGTAACTGTTATActaatatatttgtttcttgaCAACTCTTTAACGAAATGACacttttctcttaaaaaaattattttggaaaaaatataacaaaaatcttTAGTGTTGTGTTAGTTTTCAATATTATTcttatctgtatatatatatatatatattttgaaactaTTTATTATGATATGGCTCTAATTGAGAATTTACACTATTTTAATTCCATTTGGACGGAGAATATTACTGATATTTGTAAGTCAGGTCACCAtctacattattttttaatttgtttaatgatTCAAAAAGTAGatagaataataattatatttttttagttgtacATCAAGCCATAATCTCATCAGAAGAATATACATTTTCACatcagaaaataataataataataataataataatactgaaATCCCAAAAAacccctttaagtttgtaaatattaccaaaaaaataccccgttagtttttgcaATCCCTCAAAAACCCCTCTTTTTAAACtccatgtttttttcaaactcCCCAAAGCCCTCGTAAAtggatgtcaacggagtgagtttttaaattttatgaacgaaaatgcccttgcatggggagtcgtgatcTGCAGCCCATCTcagcgatttgagaggaagttggGGGTGGTTTTCCGTATGGGTAACtcccgagagacgaatttattggagccgcttacttgctttttttctcaactcgcctcTTCAACTCTTTCCATTTCCAAAGCTCgcctccgaagttgtctctcacCGCTGAGCCTCTGTATTTGCAGCTTTTTCTCTTTCCACCCCAGtatctcaaaggagaagtcccacgcaagtagttggcatttcatcggcttgcaatctaaggtattgagtatgattttatgttaactattctcatacaaaagaaagatttttttcggttttgtttttgtgctcctatttttttgttggaagatatcaagtctgcatggggatttctactggggtttttgttagtctcagggagatttctggctagggttttgtgtttgtttttgcatttttgttCTAGATACACTCATCgaaaaatagtttattttcgattgttatgatttgtgtaatatttataatagtaCATTTCCCCATTCATTTGATATGGTATGCGCTTTTACAAAATGAGGTGTTACGCTTTAAAAATGAGATGTTGT belongs to Dioscorea cayenensis subsp. rotundata cultivar TDr96_F1 chromosome 17, TDr96_F1_v2_PseudoChromosome.rev07_lg8_w22 25.fasta, whole genome shotgun sequence and includes:
- the LOC120280244 gene encoding GATA transcription factor 12-like produces the protein MEAPEYLHGGLCRGGGSQYPADKQGDQFAVEDLLDFSNEDDDEEEPIVSDVHADEGGSHASGGSCGDSSSASMITAVDSCNSSLSGYGARFSGEFSLSGDLCEPVYDELADLEWLSNLVEESFSSEDMEKLQLISGVKASSASTPADGDVSAAASQPRFLPETPVPGKARSKRSRAAPCNWSSRLLALSPLDSPTADDAAASPAAVSEIPVKKPTAAKKKKDPSEGPTYAASDGRKCLHCQTEKTPQWRTGPMGPKTLCNACGVRYKSGRLVPEYRPASSPTFVLSKHSNSHRKVLELRRQKDVLHQQQFLISTAGGYDSVPGDDFLIHHRIGPDFRQLI